A region from the Chloroflexota bacterium genome encodes:
- a CDS encoding DUF4332 domain-containing protein: MTQRNLQPVQRERNWAVYILFFLAVIAGILAFVDAARYMGWLPIATFGELKFVLPDARWFAALMSALVGVIWFVVAKWLWDLNPSGWLFVVVIAVINLIFLFLSILGKTTFSDVLIPVIVNVLALILALLPSTKQAFIPPLPSKDAVQDAADRTAAARTASVAATADKVADKATDATATTGAAVADAADDTADAVTESAAAIAAAAEAVDAAPGVDLTQIEGVGPKIAEVLRAAGINSYAELAATSPEELHKILADAGISAKPDTWPSQAQLAAAGRWKDLEAIQAQLKGGRTA; this comes from the coding sequence ATGACTCAACGCAATTTGCAACCGGTACAACGAGAACGCAACTGGGCGGTCTACATCCTGTTTTTCCTGGCCGTCATCGCTGGCATCCTGGCATTCGTCGATGCCGCTCGCTACATGGGCTGGCTGCCCATCGCTACGTTTGGCGAACTGAAATTCGTGTTGCCTGACGCCAGATGGTTTGCCGCCCTGATGTCTGCCCTGGTAGGCGTGATCTGGTTCGTCGTGGCCAAATGGCTGTGGGATCTTAATCCCTCAGGTTGGCTGTTCGTAGTGGTGATCGCTGTGATCAACCTGATCTTCCTGTTCCTGTCGATTCTGGGCAAGACTACCTTCAGCGACGTGCTGATTCCGGTCATTGTCAACGTTCTGGCATTGATCCTGGCGTTGCTGCCGAGCACCAAACAGGCTTTCATTCCACCGTTGCCCTCGAAGGACGCCGTTCAGGATGCAGCCGACAGGACCGCGGCAGCCCGCACTGCTTCCGTTGCGGCTACGGCCGACAAGGTTGCTGACAAGGCAACCGACGCAACCGCCACTACTGGCGCAGCTGTCGCCGATGCAGCAGATGACACGGCAGATGCCGTTACAGAGTCAGCGGCTGCAATCGCGGCTGCCGCCGAAGCAGTCGATGCCGCTCCCGGCGTCGATTTGACGCAGATCGAAGGCGTTGGCCCCAAGATCGCTGAAGTGCTGCGAGCAGCCGGTATCAATTCCTATGCCGAGTTGGCAGCTACTTCGCCCGAGGAACTGCACAAAATCCTGGCCGATGCCGGCATTTCTGCCAAGCCCGATACATGGCCCTCGCAGGCCCAGCTGGCTGCTGCAGGGCGCTGGAAGGATCTCGAAGCGATCCAGGCGCAACTGAAGGGTGGGCGGACAGCCTGA